The genomic region TATTATGTGCTATCAAAGGTTCGTGAGCTTGAGGCTGAAGTTGAAGCAGAACAGAGACGTGGAGTTGATGCTGTTAAGGGTGTCCGCAAATATGAGAGGAGAGTGAAAGAGCTGTCTTATCAGGTATGATCATACCCTACCATATCCATAGGTTTATCCATACAAATctataaaacaatgttttattgtttgtagACTGAGGAGGATAAGAAGAACATCAACAGACTTCAGGATCTGGTTGATAAGCTGCAGTTGAAGGTCAAAACCTACAAGAGGCAGGCTGAGGAGGCGGTATGttaaataaatctgaacattttgacacattgattattaattaattagtaattTATGTACTGGAACAGTATAACTGATGTTCCACGGCTTACTTAACAAACACACTAAAAATGTTACTCTTTAGGAGGAGCATGGCAACACTCATCTGTCCAAGTTGAGGAAGGCGCAGCATGAGCTGGAGGAGGCTGAGGAGCGTGCTGACATTGCTGAGTCTCAAGTCAACAAGCTCAGAGCCAAGAGCCGTGATGCTGGAAAGGTCAGTTGCATAATAGCAGAGGCTTTCTTGCATTTACTGAGAAGAAACATACAGCATTCAGCTTATGCTTGAAAAATGTACTGAGTATTTACATGACTTCtgtatgtcatttttttttttttttgtctcaggCCAAAGAAGAGTGAAACCCCCAAACCTGATGGGAGCCTCTACTGAAGTCATATAATATGATTGTTCTGTAGATTTACATGTAATATTCCTTTTGAAATAAATCTGTACTTACTAGACATTTGTTTTGGAGTGGTCTTCAGAGCAATTTTAttctcaaataaattaatgaattcatttaaaaaaatgacacttaaatactgaaatattctAACATTCTAATACACATAATAGCTGACAATAATGTAAAAAAGCTTGTTCATAAAGGTTTCCTCCActcatgcaagaaaaaaagtttattaaaagtaaattaaactcatttaacTTTATTAACCTTAAAGGCAATTCTTTATGTACACAAcagtatacatacataaacagcaacacaacacacactaaataacacacatttataagaagtcatttaaaaacattattctgcagtaataaaataattcttaaatCTATTTGATTTGCACAAAGAGAGTTTAAGTCTCCGGCCTGAGGGAAGCAGTTGAAATTCAGTACACAATGGGTGGGCGACATCGGAAAGGACTAAATGGCCCTTCCTGGTCAATATATGTTCATAAATTTGGTCCCCAACATCTTGCTGCACATTTTAACTAATACTGTTCAACTTTACATTCAGATTTTCATACCAACAAATATTGGAAAAACTTAagacaaatttaataaaaaaggtataaaaaaatgttcataaaaGAACAATAAAAGTTGTTAGTTTCCTCAAAATACATTGAAGAGCTTTCCCTCTAATAATGTCAGTGTTTGCCTCAAATTTTAGTTTATCATCAAATACAGGCCCTAAATATTTATACTCCTTCACCAGAAGAAGACAACAATGCATTGGACAACACACCATTAACACGTACTCTTTGGGATCTGTTAGTTAAAAATCCACCAACCAACACTGTTGAAGTCACAAAATGTAAAGTTTAAGTGAATATTGCTGGCAAGAGTCTTTGCCAAAATATTGGCTGAACCCAGTTAAAAGCAGAGGAAAAATCAATGAAACACAAACGTACATGATTATTTGTACCTTCCAAATGTCTTAACATCATATTTAGTAAGGTATCCTCCTCTCCTCTACCTGATCTATTCGTACACTGCATAGGATCAAGTGCTGACTGTGTTAAGGCTAAAATTCCCttcttaactttttatttattattattattatttaattaccaAAGTGGTGAGTGCAACAGGCCTATAATCATTAAGAGAAatgggaatatttttttttgtttgttttgttttgtttttttagcaattGGCACTACTATGGAATCTTTCCAAAGACAAGGGACAAGTTGGTCATAGGCAGACAGTTGATTATTTAATAGAATTTTGCTGGTAAAAGGGCCACCAGTTACTAAAAGAAATCTTTCTCTGAATATAGGTCATAGgtttgatattaaaataataataacaaatgtatgAACGGATAAAACATGCAGACTATACATTGAAAGCAATATGTGGCTTTAGATAAAGGCTTTTTCCAAATGTAGCTTATAAACGTAAATGTTTGAGTGGAAATTTTGCCATAACAGCAATAACTGGAAAACTGCCCATTAATAGTTTCAACATATGTCGGTTAATGAAAAATTCAATTTACGATTCAATCTATGATTTAGGAGTATGAGTTTTGTTTATTGACTAAAAAAGATTATTTCTCTGCACTATTTTGTTGCAATATAACTGATCTAATTTGACATCGCATCCATTTTTTACCAACAAAATAGTGCAGAGAAATAATCTTTTTTagtcaataaacaaaaaaacctttcaaTCACACTTACTAAGATTATGTTCTAATCAATTAGccctttctttaaaaacaaacaaacaaaaactatacTGTAGCCACATTCAGTAGAAAATGTTTGTCAGTCCTGTATTTGAGTCGACAATATGGTTACGTTCCCACAAAGGTTATCTACAGGAGTGAAAACTGCATTCACCAAAGTACACCTGCAGTACCTGCTGTGTAAACAAGACATTTTGCTACTTACACTTTTAAGTAAATGTGGTTGTCAGTCTCAAACAACCACAGTGCGAACATTGTCTAAACATAAATTACTGTGTTAAATTATGTGAGCGAAGGTCAAAAGCATGCAGTAAAGGAAGATAAAAACAAATGCTTCAGTCTGGCTGATTTAACATTTCCAGCTGTGAAACACTACGTTTATAGGCTAATATTTTGTCAGGGATTTGGATGACTAAAGATCTCTGATAGTATCCAAGCAAATTGacattattcattttcaaaGAGAGCTGATGATTTGTAGCAGCGAATTAAAATAAGTTCAGCCTTGCAAAATGGCACTTCAAAATGGAGGCAGGGATTCCCCCGAGGGGAAGTGCTTAGGGAAGTTTGCGAGTACATGTCTAAAAGTGGAGTGGAACACAGCCCGGGTGTCGCTGCAGTTCTGTGAATCTTCCTACTACCTCTTTCTGTTGTgtgaacaaaaaacacatgaaattcAACAGGTTATGGGCCCAGATCTTTGCTAAAAAGGTGCTTTTTACACAGGATTTTGTGTGTGATATAGACAGTGTTGTGGAACTCACAATGGAGGATAGATTGTTTGTTGAACAGCTGAGTGGGACAGAGAACTGGGCAATGTGGAAATTTCAAATGGAACATTTGATGAAAGCAAAAGGACTATGGGGCATAGTGGTGGAGATTGACAATGTGCCAGAGGAGCAAATGCAGAATTCAAAAACGGAAAGAAAAAGCGTTTTCCGATAATCTTTTCAATTTAAGCAATTTTCCCCACCTTCCTAGTTTCTTGTATTACCACATGACAATGTCTTTGGAATTTAAGGAAGGAAATAATGTTTTACTGAAAGACGTATAAATGTTGGGATGACTaattgcaacaacaacaataataataataatagtttttcaTATTAacttcaaatttatttttaaaaatagattacTTTGTAGTAGGGTGGGtgatatggaaaaaatatcatatcacaattttttatttatttttaattatcacaattcacgattttatcacgattctttgtcatgttggttttactattttgcaagttgtctgagcattacagccaaactagtttccctattataaagacaaaggctttcaaggtaacaaaaaaaaaaggcagatatttaggccaaagtgggcgaagataaaaacctttgttcttattttttaattacaaagataaaataattacaaggACATACATTACACCTACagataatatacaaataaaacaaacagtgctttattttcagtaacaataggtgtatttagcgagcattcaagaaattgaatgaacaaatataaaaataaaacactatatagactgattcctaaagcaactgtattaaagttcttcagtcaagagcagtgagtgatttttctctttgtgttttgtctgCCCACTTTGGCCTACTGTCGGTTCCCTGTGTTTGAGACCTGCacacatctaatatacaggcacgtatccgtttttctctcaactgtttactttcattttagacataaccaccTGAGtctatatgaagagtttatttgcaaaaacagataactcagtttttcaaattttcaaaaaaaaaaatatatatatatatatatatatatatatatatatttgtatatatgttatcatgtttttattgttttattgtgttagttagctgttttttaaagttatttttaacctagtcaaaataacccaactgcagtttgattgagattaattggaatgctcaatgacaaaaacatgatttctgagaattgttaaaaatggagttatctattttgcaaattaactcttcatatgtaaaccttgtgtgttttgacagtattagcgccaaagataacttagttcagtgggtagactgagtacagtagagacactttctgcttttttcatcactacacaaaaactagatgctgaaatgaagtgattttcacgatatttattttgcttgtgtactaaaatatcataaattgaCAATAGCTATAAGTAGTTTATATTTTCCACAATTAGCTCATAAACATGAGGTGTAttttgtctcaactgtacccatatggtgtacagttgaaacagtagcatggtacagttgagacacccaTTCTTAATGCTCTAAAGCTGGCTAACCATTTAttgcaaatataataaattaaaaacagtccAAGAGCGCACATCCAATAGGCAAAAAGCTCAATGTGGGTGCTCCAccacacaaaaatatgaaccAGAAAATCAAAGTGGGCACACCATAGCTCcagaaatagaaaaatatttatttatgttctcaCCACAGATGACGTTTGAGCTTAGATGCTCTTCATCAGACCTGATAACAGACCAGTTAAACAAAATaggaacaaatatttaacactagaaaatatattgcaaacagtacaaatgtaaacataacagtaaaaataacaatatacatacCCATATATTCTATAACCTACGCATCACTctaaactttctgcatttttacattttcaatcattctgtatgatttataagcttgtttcatcaTGGGGACCTAAAAAATATTCCCAAAAGGTtagaatttactggtattactatacttgtggggacattGGTCCCCATAATGTAGGTAATaccagtacacaaacacacagcccctgtatgcattttattttctatgattGGACTGTTACTGTACACAGTAGCTACATAGCAACCTATAAagggtgtctcaactgtacccacTTTACCACCttgtatatttcttaaaatgctatgtaatccttttaacattcatgttagaaaatatgtCTATTAATAATAGAAAgttgaaatatcacaaatatcttcttcttttttttttaaccctctACTGCATAATGTTGCCCTCAGGCAACGGAAAGTTTTTCTTATGCCCGTGTTCAGTACAtggttttttaaatgattgcaaccaattaaaatgtttgaaaagtaTCAAAGAACAGTCCAATAAAGTGTGGGAGTCACTATCAAGCACCGCTTGAAGGCGGGACATCATGTTCTGACACATGGTCACAGGCGCACATGGTGTGAGAAAAAGGCAAGATTGTTTGCTTTAGTaatcttatttaaaatgacataaactGTACATAACATTATGCAGTAAGGGCTAAAGAAGCAGGGGTTCACAGCTCCCATCCCTAAGCAGGATTTCCCATTGACAATACATACGGGCAAATAATATGTGACAAAAAGGGAAGATGCAAGTTTCCTGGGGGCACAGGAACACCCAAAGTGATGTGCAAAAAGTGTAACATGCACCTCTGTTTCACAGCAGAGAAGAAGTGCTTCGTTCTGTTTTATTCTGCAtgcagttttgttttaaaaaatgaagtgcCATacccatacttttttatatttaatataggtTTAGTCAAAAATAACATGTAACAAGTAATAGCTGATTACTTGATGTAGCTTGTCCTCAGAAAATGTCTGCCTTGAGTTCACTGGATAGATGTGAAACTCTGATCCATAGATTACTAGAGGAGTTTGGATACTCTTGCAAAGAGCTGCAAAGTGTCTTCCAGACACCATATGGAATCGAAAGAGGTGCAAGTTTATTATCTATTTATCAGTTTTGTACTTCAAGAAACATGCATCACTATGATTATGCACGGCTGGGCAGAAGTGGATGCAGTTGTTGGATCAGCGGTCACCGCATGCGGCCCGTGTGTGGCAGAAAGGTAATGACTGGTATCTTAAGAGCCTCGGGATTCAGGCTAGGAGAAAGGAGCATCAGGCGCTCATTGCTACAAATGACTCCAGCCTACGCTCAGATGAGAAGAGAGGGGACCGCTAGTATGGAGGACCAAACCTGccatatttagaaataaataaataaataaagaaatgtacaaagaaatgtaaaaagcaaaaataaataaataaataaatatataaataaatgtacaaagaaaagtaaaaaagcaaaaataaatgattatttataattttatttccttatttatatattttttcatttttttccacatttatttattcatttatttatacatttatttatttccacttttatttattttcacatttatatatttatttacgtatttatttatttatttccacatttatatatttccacatttatttatttatacatttatttattttcacatttatttatttatacatttctttgtccgTAGGGTAATGAGGAGGGCGTGTTTTACGTCAGGAAAAGCAATCGAGCCAGAGTAGTCGAGGGGTAAGCTTGAGGCCACAGTGACACCTTGTGGTGCCCAAACGAAGTACAAGAAGTGTAGCCTATATGACGCGCCTGTTGATAGTGTGGGATGAATGACTTAgatgggcgatatgaccaaaatcttatatcaccgttattatttcagtttcacgcGGGGGGTTCTTTCGGCTGGGAAGCCTGCTATCTGTGATCGCGTGCATTTGCTGAAGCTCGCGAAAGCATGCAGTCGCTCTCTTATGCGCGctgtttttttaggtttcacttTCAAAGCATACAAGGCATGTTTCCAATATTCGGAATAGAAGGAGGTTATTGTAGAAGATTGGTCGCCTCGCGCCTCTTCCCGTGTGGACAGTCACCGCatcaactgattataatgggttctcttGGTGTAGACACGGCTTTAGATACGGATTAATCACACGTCTTAGGATGGAAATATCCAGAATTAGGTCAAACAAGAGGTGTCCATGGGAACGGAGCTAGTGAAACACACACGACATGCATTGAACATACAAGCATCATGCTCATCCAAACAGCGCCTGTCGTGTACCCTCAGCTTTTTGAGCTAACTGCAGTTTTTTAATGTaaccaaaaaccaaaaacaacattgaCAGCATCAGAAACAAACCTGTAAACATGAACCATGAATCatgaaccctgaatgtgacgatcgggtgcggttatctaaatcaaaatcaggcaaaaatataggtgcgggtggttttcatcttttccaggtaccgttttcttgcgtccggtagaagtttgtctctgtatagtacatttcgttcttttaatcgacttttcaacattgtttttcgtTTTAAGTCTCGGCCGATGTGGCCTAACAATATGGCGGCGCCCTCTTGTTtacgtcccagaatgcactgcgcagTGACGTCGGTTGCCAAGCTCTATTACAATAATTTGAAGCGTAACATCAGTTCCAAAGGTTAGTTTCTCATTTTGAACGCGGCTGCCGCAACGTCAGAGTCTATATCCggactataaacttttatcccaatactttcattattatttaatgtttgcaacacagaaatgtagcctactgtgtaGACTGTTTGTAAAGCTGTTTCAAACATAAAGTTTATTTTCAGCGCTGCTCTCTCTGGATCAGCGGCGGGGCGAAATCTATGGCGTCAAATCTATGCCATTAATAACCGAGCGCACCACTTATGCTGGCACGCGCGGTAAATCACTTCcgcgagaggaaaacagatctacACGCGAGGAAACGGGAGCCCGTGAGCTAATTTCAATCACTGGCGCAGGAGTCTTGTCCTCTGCGCGCAATACAAGCCCTCGCACGCGCGTGATCATCCCATACATCCTCACGCTCGATCTTCTCTCACCTGCTCGCATgaacacttctatttttgtcagtcgtggggcggggcttgctgttttaattgtcaTCTCTAAGGCCATTGGTTACTTCCCCTTTTTCGggaagtcagctgtgattggacgcctgtGAAAAGGCGATCCATAATTCACATGTGACCTGAGACAGTATAAACCTGtcataattaaatgattaataaaatgttcaaactaTAAATCAAATGCTCAAACCAACAAGGCACACGGCAAATCAAATGCTCAGATTGTTTGCTCAA from Onychostoma macrolepis isolate SWU-2019 unplaced genomic scaffold, ASM1243209v1 Scaffold10, whole genome shotgun sequence harbors:
- the LOC131535020 gene encoding myosin-7-like translates to SKVRELEAEVEAEQRRGVDAVKGVRKYERRVKELSYQTEEDKKNINRLQDLVDKLQLKVKTYKRQAEEAEEHGNTHLSKLRKAQHELEEAEERADIAESQVNKLRAKSRDAGKAKEE